In Bacteroidota bacterium, a single window of DNA contains:
- a CDS encoding TraB/GumN family protein, whose product MKKILVLFSVTVLCLSFSENILVAQTPTKKYQSLLWEVTSPQNPDKKSYLYGTMHVSSKLAFNLSDTFFLGLKNADIIALESNPTDWLDEILNLKYAPEYFGSYPANTYTDKGFYQRIFPIDPPTNSFIGSNIASRDMMLNSLQFRSDPYMSDFEEDTYLDMFIYMAGAKTGRKVVGLENIKHTNDLLRIAQTERKNRKDEKPIPLWLEERMKTQDISEIFEDAYRQQDLDLVLELQDLFSTPHYIQWFLNERNRLMADSMFVLMKNHSVFTGVGAAHLGGDYGVIEYLRKKGCVVRPVSFIKTDFATDTKKYYDSLKTDLILTPQVSPDKQFTINLPAKLYELPYSGTNFLCSEMTNGSFFSVNKIATFGIVSEISADNYLDKIDSLLFENIPGKILSKRRIKNGDYTGIEVKNRTKTGNLQHYQIYVTPFEIIIFKMGGNGDFISQWSDSVFASLKFVEDNRKAKWGRIKFIYGGFSVEMPAMHVLDSDLPISAVYTNPVFQGYDSKTKSLFFLTRNSLMDFNYIEEDQFELERTAQKLAKKHEKELGEKSLSRWQGLPCLDFALIPKKGEKGETTYFRMVISGGYYYLLAAKTHKNKKLAKRFFDSFTIEPLSNLKPFEKFTDTLLYFSTLTSKDINESSKRNLGYYDYRKDYEEYSNVNIYLSEAGERVRVFFEKFHEYTFYPDADSLFNETVRNINSEDAFTVFSQKRYEKDGQHIMDLYLSDTGSCRLIKMRAIIKKGGDAIYILRTLVDSVNQGSPFINAFYDNFTPIDSSFGFSVFEEKGNLFLDDLLSTDSTRFKKAISSLDYVTLSKSNIDRVIEVVNTYPFKAKEQEFVQQILLNKLSELEDDKLIDFAKKLYLEHPNNYPIQISALQVLCAQKSMKTIEALKEIMKEDLPYVMDADRVVLAPLRIDSMSLWSHLYPLLFDYEHIQEYKTMIFGDLSNMLDSGIVDGKFYQSFLPKLIAESEFVLKKYLAAEQKNNIAKAKNEAMDESTNNTSTTSYNFSLIQKYKLLLPQIQHKEVAELLKSYDTSITSEVNQIMMIRYRLANKLEVNQGLIDKIAAKPTFLLRLYTNLEDINRLDLIPAKYMDEELLARITLGGSSYVISKFDLEKDTFKLLSSENATIRGKQYRIFYYEINRYISAKQTESRNFDPKDFKNLALVAVELKNGKICPTGSTFNTSVVIDNPERRAKYLEELSEEFQVKDRQRASATDDNSFSYYW is encoded by the coding sequence ATGAAAAAAATACTTGTTCTGTTCTCTGTAACAGTACTCTGTTTAAGTTTTAGTGAAAACATTCTTGTTGCTCAAACACCCACAAAAAAATATCAGTCTTTGTTGTGGGAAGTAACTTCTCCTCAAAATCCGGACAAGAAGTCCTATTTGTATGGCACTATGCATGTGAGTAGCAAACTTGCCTTCAATCTCAGTGATACTTTTTTTCTTGGACTTAAAAACGCTGATATCATAGCATTGGAATCCAACCCTACAGATTGGTTAGATGAAATTCTGAATTTGAAATATGCACCTGAATACTTTGGGAGTTATCCCGCCAACACATATACTGACAAAGGTTTTTATCAAAGAATTTTCCCGATTGACCCACCTACCAATAGCTTCATAGGTTCTAATATCGCCAGTAGGGATATGATGCTGAATTCTTTGCAATTCAGGAGCGATCCTTATATGTCGGATTTTGAGGAAGATACTTATTTGGATATGTTTATTTATATGGCAGGTGCCAAAACCGGAAGAAAGGTAGTAGGACTTGAAAACATTAAACATACCAATGACTTGCTTAGAATTGCCCAAACCGAAAGAAAAAACAGAAAAGACGAGAAGCCTATTCCGCTTTGGCTTGAAGAACGGATGAAAACGCAGGATATAAGCGAAATTTTTGAAGATGCTTATCGTCAACAAGACTTGGATTTGGTGCTGGAACTGCAAGATTTATTTTCTACTCCACATTATATTCAATGGTTTTTGAACGAACGCAACCGATTGATGGCAGACAGCATGTTTGTGTTAATGAAAAATCATTCTGTTTTTACTGGCGTGGGAGCTGCACATTTGGGCGGAGATTATGGCGTAATTGAATATTTACGAAAAAAAGGATGTGTTGTAAGACCGGTTTCATTTATCAAAACGGATTTTGCGACTGATACAAAGAAATACTATGACTCTCTGAAAACCGATTTGATTTTGACTCCGCAGGTTTCCCCCGACAAGCAATTTACTATTAATCTCCCTGCAAAATTGTATGAGCTACCTTATAGTGGAACTAATTTTCTTTGTTCTGAGATGACCAATGGTTCATTCTTTTCCGTCAATAAAATTGCTACGTTTGGGATAGTTTCCGAAATTTCTGCAGATAATTACTTGGACAAAATTGACAGTCTGCTGTTTGAAAATATACCGGGTAAAATATTATCTAAACGAAGGATTAAGAATGGGGACTACACAGGGATAGAAGTAAAAAATAGAACCAAGACCGGTAATTTGCAACATTATCAAATTTATGTAACCCCTTTTGAAATTATTATCTTCAAAATGGGTGGAAACGGTGATTTTATTTCTCAATGGTCAGATTCGGTTTTTGCGAGTTTGAAGTTTGTTGAGGATAACAGGAAAGCCAAATGGGGGCGAATCAAGTTTATATATGGCGGTTTTTCGGTAGAAATGCCAGCAATGCATGTTTTGGATTCGGATTTGCCCATTTCAGCTGTTTATACTAATCCTGTATTTCAAGGTTATGATAGCAAGACAAAAAGCCTGTTTTTCTTGACACGTAACTCGTTGATGGACTTTAACTATATTGAAGAAGATCAATTTGAGTTAGAACGAACTGCTCAAAAATTAGCCAAGAAGCATGAAAAAGAACTGGGTGAAAAATCTTTAAGCCGTTGGCAAGGCTTGCCTTGTCTTGATTTTGCGCTTATACCTAAAAAAGGAGAAAAAGGCGAAACAACTTATTTTAGAATGGTTATTTCCGGAGGTTATTATTATCTGCTTGCGGCTAAGACACATAAAAACAAAAAGTTAGCAAAAAGATTTTTTGACTCTTTTACAATCGAACCACTTTCCAACCTCAAACCATTTGAAAAGTTTACGGATACTTTGTTATATTTTTCTACCCTAACTTCCAAAGACATCAACGAAAGCAGTAAACGAAATCTCGGTTATTATGATTACAGAAAGGATTATGAAGAATATTCCAATGTTAATATTTATCTATCTGAAGCAGGGGAGAGGGTGCGCGTGTTTTTTGAGAAATTTCACGAATACACCTTTTATCCTGATGCAGACTCTTTATTCAATGAAACTGTTAGAAACATAAACTCTGAAGATGCTTTTACTGTCTTTTCGCAAAAACGCTATGAAAAAGACGGGCAACATATCATGGACTTGTATTTGTCCGACACGGGAAGTTGCAGGCTTATTAAAATGAGAGCTATTATAAAAAAAGGCGGAGACGCTATCTATATACTACGCACATTGGTGGATTCTGTAAACCAAGGCTCACCCTTTATCAATGCATTTTATGACAATTTTACACCCATTGATTCTTCTTTTGGTTTCTCGGTCTTTGAGGAAAAAGGTAACTTATTTTTGGATGACTTACTTTCCACAGACAGTACACGATTCAAAAAAGCCATTTCATCTTTGGACTATGTTACACTGAGCAAAAGTAATATTGACAGAGTGATTGAGGTTGTTAATACTTATCCATTTAAAGCTAAGGAGCAGGAGTTTGTTCAACAAATCTTGTTGAACAAACTCTCTGAACTCGAAGATGATAAGCTGATAGATTTTGCAAAAAAGCTCTATTTAGAACATCCAAATAATTATCCTATTCAAATCAGTGCGCTACAAGTGTTGTGTGCCCAAAAATCAATGAAAACTATTGAGGCACTCAAAGAAATTATGAAAGAAGACCTGCCTTATGTGATGGATGCTGACAGGGTGGTTCTCGCGCCTCTTCGCATTGACAGCATGAGCTTGTGGAGCCATTTGTATCCATTATTGTTTGACTATGAGCATATTCAAGAGTATAAGACTATGATTTTTGGTGATCTTTCCAATATGCTCGATAGCGGAATAGTGGATGGCAAATTTTATCAATCATTTTTACCCAAACTTATTGCTGAATCTGAATTTGTATTAAAAAAATATCTGGCTGCAGAGCAGAAGAACAACATAGCTAAAGCTAAAAATGAAGCAATGGATGAGAGTACAAACAATACTTCTACAACTTCTTATAATTTTAGCCTGATTCAAAAATATAAATTACTGCTTCCACAAATACAACATAAAGAAGTCGCGGAATTATTAAAAAGTTATGATACCAGTATTACATCAGAAGTGAATCAAATCATGATGATTCGTTACAGATTAGCTAATAAGTTGGAAGTGAATCAGGGGTTGATTGATAAAATAGCTGCTAAGCCTACATTTTTATTGAGATTATATACGAATTTGGAGGATATAAATAGACTGGATTTAATTCCCGCAAAATATATGGATGAGGAATTATTGGCAAGAATAACATTAGGTGGGTCGTCTTATGTAATATCTAAGTTTGATTTGGAGAAAGATACTTTTAAATTATTGTCTTCTGAAAATGCAACAATCAGAGGGAAACAATACCGAATTTTCTATTATGAAATTAACCGTTATATCAGTGCTAAGCAAACAGAATCTCGCAATTTTGACCCCAAAGATTTCAAGAATCTGGCTTTGGTAGCAGTTGAACTCAAGAATGGGAAGATATGTCCGACAGGCAGCACATTTAATACGAGTGTAGTTATTGATAACCCTGAAAGACGTGCTAAGTATCTTGAAGAACTAAGCGAAGAATTTCAGGTTAAAGATAGGCAGCGGGCTTCGGCAACAGACGATAACAGTTTTTCTTACTATTGGTAA
- a CDS encoding PKD domain-containing protein codes for MRPTKSILSLCVSTILMMFAQSSFGQCIAAFSVTPKVCDKDTVSFGFTGSGKHFDWDFDNPASGIRNTDTLKNPKHLFTSFGVYNVRLIVSDSACSDTLIKQVRVLEKPMVSFSFLNNCKNLITDFNAYTSIDTADSAKQIYWFANNSLMDSGAFISHSFTDTGQVKISAHIVTVEGCSDSFEKTITVYPTPEIQSDKSSSCIEQDLNFSLKAGLVPSVKYKWNFGDGSISSQAAPKYQYTKGGIYSVTLLMTYADSSTCLTGGDSLTISNKPNTNFKLLTDSIQCFQGNQFCFEFVGREKNLSYRSVIFGDGNQNNVFSLTDTTLCYSYNDTTGGIYSVTYEAIDSNGCSNTTTIDSMIELHPKIRLGFYHNNTFGCFSTAVSFTNTSNTTPPRITKFKWDFGDSTYDSTAWSPGHTYTDNGIFSVSLQVEDDKGCQVSTTYNNIIQNVNYNVDAYLDSVVSFCRSDNKLFYKQTPITGGSINWFWTDADTSYTWSVSKHYYNPGTYYPRVHISVYGCVKDTVFDTITIVGPRALASNIINRYQCQIKDTIYFTNSSLYDFNKSRSTFWDFGDSYAPACTSNLAQGINVGLNCRYSTDSVLTKHFYTPGKEQCYYTKLVVSDTVLGCADSTYIALPLMPPKADIDLSILPPRAGMSLNHSRSCLSEDDDKINVLVLNLNQTQPACTRQRWWVMWDSLGARQSGSFDSHWESYADSHYYTFANKPADPNGFVTIGLIIENGRDSNNNVCRDTAWYHDFLQFEMFDPDFDSDYDSTVQYCKGTEFTFRLKDTIQNSLSQVRWDWDDGTVDLLTSGNLTAPIKHKFKSSKWYNITVTVWTDSGCVATHTKRIKVGYYTDFSLIDPNNGGAFCKNDPIQLIPEIQYINGFNYPWNDSSRIKSGKEKIRWNMGDGQGYQDLGLPPFSYSYSKGGIYNVSIAVEDSAGCLDTITKVNAVTIKHIQTKIETNLDSFVCAQAIQFNSLISKYDSTSPFPQDTLGNIVYKWEFGNGISNNALPNPLVMLKEGMYKIKLSATNDIGCKDSVSKDIVVIGPKAEYEFMSDSIGCQPLVMTFKNKSTGASNYIWRYRDSSGNVLNTGSLADINFTYPQFGKYYPYLTAQGTYVKNGATITCSSVFPDSMPIPFREITVLEIPKPDFQNVTNCFTKTTQFTNKTYIGTSTLSSVKWDFGDGNSSKDNDPIHQYNDTGRFNVTLIAFSANGCSDTLQRMIVISPTPIPDFIFTNECAGVAIKFKDTTKAFNDVVVKWKWSFGDSTFGSADIISKSYKTGGTYNVKLVVTNMAGCSDSISKMLTVHYKPTVNYTVAHTCSRQDLVISNLSSVPDTNLTYQWSFADGSFATNINPLKTYPSNGTYNIKLKAVSGFGCTDSISKNITINPTPVANFNINKATQCFAEQQFIYSNTTSIPTGSFSSFWAFGDGKTGSTTSPSHTYADTGIFNVKLITTSGFGCADTISKSVTVQANPLASFSIDNIQQCLLGNKFTFSDITTGTLARAWLIKGTTYTDSTFQYSYTDTGLHTIRMVAFSANTCTDTTYRTVEVLPMPIAKIGVNIPAQCVNNQNFSFTDLTTLAKYPTWTTVWDFGNGKTDVLSNPTTSYDTAGFYLVTLKVMSSKGCADTSTYKVEVYPKPNPEFTINDDEQCQLNNLFVFTNQSAVAKGSLNYKWSFGDGNSSILTNPKHIYTIAGKPNIKLITTSTLGCVDSVSHSVTLRAKPSAAIAVNKAQQCVNPNLFVFNSKSKSNEGSFVSYEWNIPAQSVNSLQANDTFSFSFPTHGIFNINLYATTNFGCADSVQTQVEVYPKPEALFSINDSTQCVNNQLFAFNNASSIPYGALSYQWTFGDGKGSTAIHPTHNYSSPDTFFVKLIATSGNGCKDTTGTPVIVYPKPFVDFSINDSGQCLTGNLYELSNLSSISYGSLTYFWDLGNGETSTQKDTQISYPAYGSYKILLKSTSNFGCIDTLSRLVKVYPKPTPDFAVNQDKQCLNENQYKFSTLSNIAYGSLSYQWLFGDGAIDNGDTTYHKYSNFGPFTVKMISTSNFGCIDSSTKEIRVWANPKSAFAANNAAQCINTQNFAFINQSQINQGTITSQTWNFGNNNFSILQNPSQYFESSGRFRISLISYSDSGCLDSVIHFVDVYPKPKAAFDINDTSQCLYSNHFEFTGKSTDTLNLIDYRWLIDRVGYANSLNTSFKFNKIGFHPIEYRVISELGCADTAIREVFVKPMPDPSFEKLNIYYCNNQGPFSFTPTTPGGTFYGKNIETNLYYPQILWRDTVEYKVTVDGCLDSSLQITQVYPAPSVFLGSDTMLCKYESLEFDVSFWNSTYEWQDRNKEAKYQVKRPGLYKVTVSNFCGSATDSIYIEYGEYNCRMYLPTAFSPNRDGLNDYYNPITYDVEQYHIQIFNRWGQMVYDGNQNDKGWDGTYMGTPCEIGMYIVQVSYSYKFKTEFRNLTESAALYLMK; via the coding sequence ATGCGCCCTACCAAATCCATACTTTCTCTTTGTGTATCAACAATCTTGATGATGTTTGCGCAAAGTTCTTTTGGGCAATGTATAGCGGCTTTTAGTGTAACTCCCAAAGTATGCGACAAAGACACCGTAAGTTTTGGTTTTACAGGTAGTGGCAAGCATTTCGATTGGGATTTTGACAACCCCGCTTCAGGTATTAGGAACACCGACACGCTAAAAAACCCTAAACATCTATTTACAAGCTTCGGAGTATATAATGTGAGGTTAATCGTGTCCGACTCTGCGTGTTCTGACACTCTTATCAAGCAGGTTAGAGTATTAGAAAAACCGATGGTTTCATTTTCATTTCTCAATAATTGCAAAAACCTCATCACCGACTTCAATGCTTATACGTCTATAGACACAGCAGATTCCGCCAAACAAATCTATTGGTTTGCCAATAACTCTTTAATGGATTCGGGCGCTTTTATTTCTCATTCATTTACAGACACGGGTCAAGTCAAGATAAGCGCTCACATTGTTACAGTTGAGGGATGTTCGGATAGTTTTGAAAAAACAATTACTGTTTATCCTACTCCCGAAATACAGTCAGATAAAAGTTCGTCTTGTATAGAACAAGACCTCAATTTCAGTCTCAAAGCAGGGCTTGTTCCTTCTGTCAAATACAAATGGAATTTTGGGGATGGCTCCATCAGCAGCCAAGCTGCCCCCAAATATCAATACACAAAAGGTGGAATTTATTCTGTTACACTTTTGATGACATACGCTGATAGTAGCACTTGCTTGACCGGTGGAGACAGTCTGACAATCTCAAACAAACCTAATACTAACTTTAAACTATTGACGGATAGTATCCAATGTTTTCAAGGTAATCAGTTCTGTTTTGAGTTTGTGGGCAGAGAAAAAAATTTGAGCTATCGTTCTGTCATTTTTGGTGATGGCAATCAAAACAATGTCTTCTCATTGACAGACACAACTCTATGTTACTCATACAACGACACAACCGGAGGAATATATTCCGTAACTTATGAAGCCATAGATTCAAATGGATGCTCCAACACCACCACCATTGACAGTATGATTGAGTTGCACCCAAAAATACGACTTGGGTTTTACCATAACAACACATTTGGTTGTTTTAGCACTGCGGTTTCATTTACTAATACCAGCAACACAACTCCACCGCGTATCACAAAATTCAAATGGGATTTTGGAGATAGTACTTATGATTCAACAGCTTGGTCTCCCGGGCATACCTATACCGATAATGGCATATTCTCGGTTTCGCTGCAAGTAGAAGACGACAAAGGTTGCCAAGTTTCTACAACCTATAACAACATTATCCAAAATGTAAATTACAATGTGGACGCGTATTTGGATAGCGTAGTAAGTTTTTGCAGAAGTGACAACAAACTGTTTTACAAACAAACTCCAATTACAGGTGGTAGTATCAACTGGTTTTGGACGGATGCCGACACCTCATACACTTGGAGTGTAAGTAAACACTATTACAATCCGGGCACCTATTATCCAAGAGTGCATATTTCTGTTTATGGCTGTGTCAAAGACACCGTTTTTGACACGATTACGATTGTCGGTCCCAGAGCATTGGCAAGCAATATTATCAACCGATATCAGTGCCAAATCAAAGACACCATCTACTTTACTAACTCCAGCTTATATGATTTTAACAAAAGCCGTTCAACATTTTGGGACTTTGGCGATTCTTATGCTCCTGCATGTACAAGCAACTTGGCTCAAGGCATCAATGTCGGACTGAATTGTCGATACAGTACAGACAGCGTACTGACAAAACATTTTTATACGCCCGGCAAAGAACAATGCTACTATACTAAACTTGTGGTGAGCGATACAGTGTTGGGTTGCGCAGATTCGACCTATATTGCTCTTCCTCTGATGCCACCGAAAGCGGATATTGATCTGAGTATTTTGCCACCAAGAGCAGGTATGTCACTCAACCATAGTCGCTCATGCTTGAGTGAAGATGACGACAAAATCAATGTATTGGTGTTAAACTTAAATCAAACTCAACCCGCTTGTACACGGCAAAGGTGGTGGGTAATGTGGGATTCTCTGGGTGCAAGACAATCCGGAAGTTTTGATTCACATTGGGAGTCTTACGCAGACTCGCACTACTACACCTTTGCAAACAAACCAGCAGATCCAAATGGATTTGTAACCATTGGTTTAATTATTGAAAACGGGAGAGATTCAAACAATAATGTGTGTAGGGATACTGCTTGGTATCATGATTTCTTGCAATTTGAAATGTTCGACCCTGACTTTGATTCCGATTATGACTCAACGGTTCAGTATTGCAAAGGAACAGAGTTTACTTTTCGACTTAAAGACACCATTCAAAATTCGCTTTCGCAAGTTAGGTGGGATTGGGATGATGGCACTGTGGACTTATTGACTTCGGGGAACTTGACAGCACCTATTAAGCACAAGTTCAAATCGTCAAAATGGTATAATATCACCGTTACGGTATGGACAGATTCAGGCTGTGTAGCCACACACACCAAGCGTATCAAAGTGGGCTATTACACCGATTTCTCTTTGATTGACCCAAACAATGGTGGTGCATTTTGCAAAAACGACCCCATTCAGCTTATACCCGAAATCCAATACATCAATGGTTTCAATTACCCGTGGAATGACTCAAGCAGGATAAAATCCGGCAAAGAAAAAATTCGATGGAATATGGGTGATGGACAGGGATATCAGGATTTAGGGTTGCCACCTTTTTCATATTCCTATTCCAAAGGCGGCATCTACAACGTTTCAATTGCTGTAGAAGACAGTGCCGGGTGCTTAGACACAATTACAAAGGTTAATGCTGTTACAATCAAACATATTCAAACTAAGATAGAAACCAATTTAGACAGTTTTGTATGTGCTCAAGCCATTCAATTTAATTCTCTTATTTCAAAATATGACAGTACAAGCCCATTTCCGCAAGACACTCTCGGCAATATTGTATATAAATGGGAATTTGGGAACGGCATCTCCAACAATGCGCTTCCCAATCCGCTTGTGATGTTGAAAGAAGGCATGTACAAAATAAAGCTTAGCGCCACCAATGACATTGGGTGTAAAGACAGTGTAAGCAAAGATATTGTTGTGATTGGACCTAAAGCCGAATATGAATTCATGTCCGACTCCATTGGCTGTCAACCTTTGGTGATGACTTTCAAAAATAAAAGTACCGGTGCAAGTAACTATATATGGCGATATAGGGACAGTAGTGGAAATGTTCTTAATACCGGCTCATTAGCGGACATCAACTTTACATACCCACAATTTGGAAAATATTATCCATACCTGACAGCCCAAGGGACTTATGTCAAGAATGGCGCAACTATCACTTGCTCGAGTGTCTTCCCTGATTCCATGCCCATCCCGTTCCGAGAGATAACAGTATTAGAAATTCCCAAACCAGATTTCCAAAATGTTACAAATTGCTTTACTAAAACGACTCAATTTACCAATAAGACATATATAGGAACCTCTACTTTGTCTTCTGTCAAATGGGATTTTGGCGATGGAAACAGTTCGAAAGACAATGACCCAATTCATCAGTACAACGATACGGGCAGATTTAATGTTACGCTGATTGCATTTTCAGCCAATGGCTGTTCAGACACACTTCAACGGATGATTGTTATTTCGCCCACCCCTATTCCTGACTTTATTTTCACAAATGAATGTGCAGGGGTTGCCATCAAATTTAAGGATACCACCAAAGCCTTTAATGATGTTGTGGTCAAATGGAAATGGAGTTTTGGAGACAGCACTTTTGGCAGTGCAGATATTATCAGCAAAAGTTATAAAACAGGCGGCACATACAATGTCAAGTTAGTAGTTACCAATATGGCAGGCTGCTCTGACTCGATATCAAAAATGCTAACTGTACACTACAAACCCACAGTCAATTATACTGTTGCTCATACGTGCTCACGTCAGGACTTGGTTATCAGCAACCTCAGCAGTGTACCCGACACAAACCTGACATATCAATGGAGTTTTGCCGATGGCTCTTTTGCCACCAATATTAATCCTCTCAAAACCTATCCATCGAACGGAACATATAATATCAAACTGAAAGCTGTGAGCGGATTTGGTTGTACAGACTCAATTTCCAAAAATATTACGATTAACCCCACTCCGGTAGCAAATTTTAATATTAACAAGGCAACCCAATGTTTTGCAGAACAACAATTTATTTATAGCAACACAACATCCATTCCCACCGGTTCATTTTCTTCTTTTTGGGCATTTGGTGACGGCAAAACCGGTAGTACCACCTCGCCCTCGCATACTTATGCAGATACAGGAATTTTTAATGTAAAGTTAATCACAACATCCGGATTTGGCTGTGCAGATACGATTTCCAAAAGTGTTACGGTTCAAGCGAATCCTCTGGCAAGTTTCAGCATAGACAATATACAACAATGTTTGCTTGGTAACAAATTTACCTTTTCGGATATCACAACGGGTACACTTGCCCGTGCATGGCTCATCAAAGGAACTACATACACAGACAGTACTTTTCAATATAGCTATACAGATACGGGCTTACATACAATCCGCATGGTTGCATTTTCTGCCAACACGTGCACCGACACCACATATCGCACAGTAGAAGTCCTGCCTATGCCCATTGCTAAAATTGGCGTGAACATTCCTGCTCAGTGTGTAAACAATCAAAATTTCTCTTTTACTGACCTTACAACACTTGCAAAATACCCAACTTGGACAACAGTATGGGATTTTGGGAACGGCAAGACCGATGTTCTTTCCAACCCCACCACAAGCTATGATACAGCAGGATTTTACCTGGTAACGTTAAAAGTGATGTCAAGCAAGGGTTGCGCGGACACAAGCACCTACAAGGTGGAGGTTTACCCAAAGCCTAATCCTGAATTCACAATCAATGATGATGAACAATGTCAGTTGAACAACCTTTTTGTATTTACCAATCAAAGTGCGGTTGCCAAAGGCTCTCTGAACTATAAGTGGAGTTTTGGAGACGGAAATAGCAGCATCCTGACAAATCCCAAACATATCTATACAATTGCCGGTAAACCCAACATTAAGCTTATTACAACGTCAACCCTTGGCTGTGTGGATTCTGTTTCTCATTCGGTTACACTGCGGGCAAAACCTTCTGCTGCCATTGCAGTTAACAAAGCACAACAATGTGTCAACCCGAACCTATTTGTGTTCAACAGTAAGAGCAAAAGCAACGAAGGCAGTTTTGTTTCCTATGAGTGGAATATTCCGGCACAATCTGTAAACAGTTTGCAAGCAAATGATACGTTTTCGTTTTCATTCCCAACTCATGGCATATTTAACATAAATCTTTATGCAACCACTAATTTCGGTTGTGCAGATTCAGTGCAAACGCAGGTGGAGGTATATCCAAAACCAGAAGCATTATTTTCTATCAATGATTCTACCCAATGTGTAAACAATCAGTTATTTGCATTCAATAATGCGTCCTCCATCCCTTATGGCGCGCTGAGCTATCAATGGACATTTGGAGATGGCAAAGGCTCAACCGCAATTCACCCGACTCATAATTACAGCAGCCCCGACACATTTTTTGTCAAGCTGATTGCAACATCGGGTAACGGATGTAAAGATACCACAGGAACTCCCGTGATTGTATATCCAAAACCGTTCGTAGATTTCAGCATCAATGATTCAGGGCAATGTCTGACAGGGAATTTATATGAGTTGAGCAATTTGAGTTCTATTTCATACGGCTCTCTCACCTATTTTTGGGATTTGGGCAATGGAGAAACTTCTACTCAGAAAGACACTCAAATCAGCTATCCTGCTTATGGCAGCTATAAAATACTGCTCAAATCGACTTCCAATTTCGGATGTATTGATACCCTATCGCGTTTAGTCAAAGTGTATCCCAAGCCTACACCTGACTTTGCCGTCAATCAGGACAAGCAATGCCTTAATGAGAATCAATACAAATTCTCAACCTTGTCAAATATTGCTTACGGTTCGCTCAGTTATCAGTGGCTCTTTGGCGATGGGGCTATTGACAATGGTGACACGACTTATCACAAATACAGCAACTTTGGACCCTTCACCGTCAAAATGATTTCTACTTCCAATTTTGGTTGCATTGACTCGAGCACAAAAGAAATCAGGGTTTGGGCTAATCCAAAAAGTGCTTTTGCAGCCAACAATGCTGCACAGTGTATCAACACTCAAAACTTTGCATTTATCAACCAATCCCAAATCAATCAAGGCACAATAACATCTCAAACTTGGAATTTCGGCAATAACAATTTCAGTATTCTACAGAATCCTTCACAATATTTTGAAAGCAGCGGCAGGTTCAGAATAAGTCTTATTTCATACTCTGACAGCGGTTGTTTGGACTCCGTTATTCATTTTGTTGATGTGTATCCCAAACCCAAAGCCGCCTTTGACATCAATGACACTTCACAATGTTTGTACAGCAATCACTTTGAATTTACCGGCAAGTCAACGGACACACTCAATCTCATTGATTACCGCTGGCTAATTGATAGGGTCGGATATGCTAATTCGCTCAATACCTCATTTAAGTTCAATAAAATAGGATTTCACCCAATTGAATACAGGGTGATTTCTGAATTGGGATGTGCAGATACCGCCATCAGAGAGGTATTTGTTAAACCCATGCCTGATCCAAGTTTTGAGAAACTCAATATTTATTATTGCAACAACCAAGGTCCGTTTTCATTCACACCCACCACACCTGGCGGCACATTTTACGGCAAAAACATAGAAACCAATCTTTATTATCCGCAAATCCTATGGCGAGACACAGTAGAATACAAAGTTACAGTAGATGGCTGCCTTGATTCAAGTTTACAAATCACACAGGTTTACCCTGCACCAAGTGTTTTTCTTGGTTCAGACACCATGCTTTGCAAATATGAATCTTTGGAATTTGATGTAAGTTTCTGGAACAGCACTTATGAATGGCAAGACAGGAATAAAGAAGCTAAATATCAAGTCAAACGTCCCGGATTGTATAAAGTTACAGTCAGCAATTTCTGTGGTTCTGCCACAGACTCAATCTATATAGAATACGGAGAATACAACTGTCGAATGTACCTGCCCACTGCTTTCAGTCCGAACAGAGACGGGCTAAACGACTACTATAACCCAATCACCTACGATGTCGAACAATATCATATTCAGATTTTTAATCGTTGGGGGCAAATGGTGTATGACGGCAATCAGAATGACAAAGGTTGGGATGGAACCTATATGGGCACCCCTTGTGAAATCGGGATGTATATAGTGCAGGTTTCTTATTCGTACAAGTTCAAAACTGAATTCCGAAATCTAACTGAAAGTGCTGCCTTGTATTTGATGAAATAA